In one window of Arthrobacter pascens DNA:
- a CDS encoding PucR family transcriptional regulator produces the protein MAISLAALLGVNSLNLSKAGLAETTSHQDINWVAVTELEDPQRFINGGELVLTTGLRLRSAPEQRRFVRQVQRAGAVGIGFGVGLSHDVVPPAMIAEANRWGLPVVEVPYETPFIAIGKLVADAQSADHYSKLERLIAGHQVLARALLTGGGLTELLKHLGSMLRTDIALTQFAAQLYNSAKDHPSADTWASYPIPTGRRDACTLWVRQPFEDSGIVGYAQNLISVELNNMVKQRQAERALCGQVLEDVIHGALETSEAQRRLAGVGINSTRKNVVLLAVSAAHHKALASTSVPQQLEGAVAAAVGKDLVVVINDDGSGAAALARKLSDHLAEAGIHATIGIGGAYTKPNGLRWSYFEAREAANHGLPVNEPERLSLTSLLLASEDVPLADMANESLNPLRAFDAAHGSELMTTLESYLNNNGSVAAVAEALTLHRNTVRYRLAQITELTGYDPAVTADRVQLWLALAVSRLSARQPSS, from the coding sequence AAGGCGGGCCTCGCCGAGACCACGTCGCACCAGGACATTAACTGGGTTGCGGTCACCGAACTGGAGGATCCGCAGCGCTTCATCAACGGCGGCGAACTGGTGCTCACCACCGGGCTGCGCCTTCGCTCGGCACCGGAGCAGCGCCGTTTCGTCCGCCAGGTCCAGCGGGCAGGCGCAGTGGGCATCGGCTTCGGCGTGGGACTGTCGCACGACGTCGTCCCGCCAGCCATGATCGCCGAGGCCAACCGCTGGGGACTTCCGGTAGTCGAGGTCCCCTACGAGACCCCGTTCATCGCTATCGGCAAACTCGTGGCCGACGCCCAGTCCGCTGACCATTACTCCAAGCTGGAGCGCCTAATAGCCGGGCACCAGGTCCTGGCCCGCGCACTCCTGACCGGCGGCGGCCTGACTGAGCTCCTCAAACATCTGGGCAGCATGCTCCGGACCGACATTGCACTCACCCAATTCGCGGCGCAGCTGTACAACAGCGCCAAGGACCACCCCTCCGCTGACACCTGGGCTTCCTATCCGATCCCCACCGGACGCCGGGATGCCTGCACGCTCTGGGTCCGCCAGCCTTTCGAGGACTCGGGCATCGTGGGCTATGCCCAGAACCTGATCAGCGTGGAGCTGAACAACATGGTCAAGCAGCGGCAGGCAGAGCGGGCGCTGTGCGGCCAGGTGCTGGAGGACGTCATCCACGGCGCACTGGAGACCAGCGAGGCGCAGCGCCGGCTGGCGGGCGTGGGCATCAACAGCACGCGCAAGAACGTCGTGCTGCTGGCCGTTTCCGCCGCGCATCATAAGGCCCTGGCGAGCACCTCAGTACCGCAGCAGCTGGAGGGCGCGGTGGCCGCCGCCGTCGGGAAGGATCTGGTGGTGGTGATCAACGACGACGGGAGCGGCGCGGCGGCGCTGGCGCGGAAGCTGAGTGATCACCTGGCGGAGGCCGGAATCCACGCGACGATCGGCATCGGCGGGGCCTACACCAAGCCGAACGGCCTTCGTTGGAGCTACTTCGAGGCGAGGGAGGCCGCAAACCACGGCCTGCCCGTCAACGAGCCCGAACGGCTCAGCCTGACCTCGCTGCTGCTGGCCAGCGAGGATGTGCCCCTCGCCGACATGGCCAACGAGTCCCTGAACCCGCTCCGGGCCTTCGATGCCGCGCACGGCTCCGAACTGATGACCACGCTGGAAAGCTACCTCAACAACAACGGCTCCGTCGCCGCCGTCGCCGAAGCCCTGACCCTGCACCGGAACACCGTGCGGTACCGGCTGGCCCAGATCACCGAACTGACAGGCTACGATCCCGCCGTCACCGCCGACCGTGTGCAGCTGTGGCTGGCGCTGGCGGTTTCCCGGCTCAGCGCCCGCCAGCCCTCCTCCTGA